Proteins encoded by one window of Acetivibrio thermocellus ATCC 27405:
- a CDS encoding homoserine dehydrogenase has protein sequence MEEVKIGFLGFGNVGTGAYKIIRDNGNDIFLSEGVRLKVAKILVRDINKKRNVEVDNSILTDKFEEIVNDPGISIVAEFMGGVEPARDYVVSCLKNKKTVVTANKELIAKHGLELQALAKENGVGLYYEASVAGGIPVIKILAESLQANKIGEIMGIINGTTNYILTKMSEEGRSFSDVLAEAQRLGYAEPDPTADIEGYDAMYKISILSSMAFHKKVDVDKIYREGITQITPEDIEYGRELGFAIRLLAIAKKRNNTIEVRVHPTFIPLDHPLAAVRHSFNAVFLKGDAVGNIMLYGRGAGDLPTGSAIVSDIITACHQKDKHRYISFYNDEEGSAEKIKFNDDWESEFFVRLTVKDKPGVLAKIAGCFGKHGVSIASVIQKDRGKDAVPLIFVTHLAKELSMKKAISDIAEVEDVLMVENIIPVER, from the coding sequence ATGGAAGAAGTGAAAATTGGTTTCCTTGGTTTTGGAAATGTTGGAACCGGAGCTTATAAAATTATTCGTGATAACGGTAATGATATTTTTCTAAGTGAAGGAGTTCGGCTGAAAGTTGCGAAAATTCTTGTAAGAGATATTAATAAGAAAAGAAATGTGGAAGTTGACAATTCTATTCTGACGGATAAATTTGAAGAAATAGTAAATGACCCCGGAATCTCCATTGTTGCTGAATTCATGGGCGGTGTGGAGCCTGCCAGGGATTATGTTGTTTCCTGCCTTAAGAATAAAAAAACCGTTGTGACTGCAAACAAAGAGCTTATTGCCAAACATGGATTGGAGCTTCAGGCGCTTGCCAAAGAAAACGGAGTGGGTCTTTATTATGAAGCAAGTGTGGCAGGAGGTATTCCGGTTATAAAGATTCTTGCAGAGTCGCTTCAGGCAAACAAAATTGGCGAAATTATGGGGATTATTAATGGTACCACTAACTATATACTTACAAAGATGTCCGAGGAGGGAAGAAGTTTCAGTGATGTGCTTGCAGAAGCACAAAGACTGGGGTATGCGGAACCGGATCCTACTGCTGACATAGAAGGCTATGATGCTATGTATAAAATTTCCATATTATCCTCCATGGCATTTCATAAAAAGGTGGATGTTGACAAAATCTACAGGGAGGGTATTACCCAAATTACCCCGGAAGATATTGAATACGGCAGGGAGCTGGGGTTTGCAATCCGTCTTCTTGCCATTGCCAAAAAGCGCAACAATACCATCGAAGTAAGAGTGCATCCGACATTTATACCTCTTGACCATCCTTTGGCTGCTGTAAGGCATTCCTTTAATGCAGTGTTCCTTAAAGGGGACGCCGTGGGGAATATAATGCTGTACGGCAGAGGAGCCGGGGACCTTCCTACGGGAAGTGCAATTGTGTCGGATATAATTACTGCATGCCATCAGAAGGACAAGCACAGATATATCAGTTTTTACAATGACGAAGAAGGCTCAGCTGAGAAGATAAAATTCAATGATGACTGGGAAAGCGAATTTTTTGTCAGACTTACGGTAAAGGACAAGCCGGGAGTTCTTGCCAAAATTGCCGGATGCTTTGGCAAACACGGAGTGAGTATAGCATCGGTAATTCAGAAGGACAGGGGAAAGGACGCCGTTCCTTTGATATTTGTAACCCATTTGGCCAAGGAGCTTTCAATGAAAAAAGCCATATCTGATATTGCAGAAGTTGAGGATGTGTTAATGGTTGAAAATATCATACCGGTTGAGCGTTAA
- a CDS encoding IS256-like element ISCth5 family transposase yields MATNNRMALLEQLSKYVVEKDKDFLKEALTLLINALMDAEVTSIIGAEKYERNNNRNNYRNGYRLREWDTRVGTLQLSIPKLRHGSYFPSLLEPRKMSEKALLNVVQEAYVHGVSTRKVDELVEALGMKGIDKSEVSRISKQLDEFVEEFKNRRLEGEYPYLWLDATFPKVREGGRVCSMALVIAVGVNQQGEREILGFDVGMSEDGAFWEEFLRRLVARGLKGVRLVISDAHEGLKAAIKKILTGSAWQRCRVHFMRNVLSQVPKHYQGMVSSIIRTIFAQNDQESAREQLRHVVDELKNRFPKAMKILEEAEEEILAYMAFPREHWAQIHSTNPLERLNREIRRRTDVVCIFPNREAVIRLVGAMLMEQNDEWKVGRRYFSLESMSKITSINEFTLTPVALLHK; encoded by the coding sequence GTGGCTACTAATAATAGAATGGCACTTTTAGAACAACTTAGCAAGTATGTTGTTGAAAAAGATAAAGATTTTTTAAAAGAAGCATTAACATTACTCATTAATGCCCTAATGGATGCGGAAGTTACATCAATAATAGGTGCTGAAAAGTATGAAAGAAATAATAATAGAAACAACTATCGCAATGGATATCGTCTAAGAGAATGGGATACTCGAGTAGGAACATTACAGTTAAGCATTCCCAAGTTACGTCACGGAAGTTATTTTCCAAGTCTTTTAGAACCGAGGAAAATGTCAGAGAAAGCATTATTGAATGTAGTTCAGGAAGCCTATGTTCATGGAGTAAGTACCAGGAAGGTGGATGAACTTGTAGAAGCTCTTGGAATGAAAGGGATTGATAAAAGCGAAGTATCAAGAATCAGTAAGCAACTGGATGAATTTGTAGAAGAATTTAAAAACCGTAGACTGGAAGGAGAATATCCTTACCTTTGGCTTGATGCCACTTTCCCCAAGGTTCGGGAAGGAGGCAGGGTATGCAGTATGGCACTAGTTATAGCAGTAGGAGTTAATCAACAAGGTGAACGGGAAATATTAGGTTTTGATGTAGGGATGAGTGAAGACGGGGCTTTTTGGGAGGAGTTTTTAAGAAGGCTGGTAGCAAGGGGTCTAAAAGGTGTAAGGCTTGTAATCAGTGATGCACATGAAGGGCTGAAGGCTGCAATAAAGAAGATTTTAACGGGAAGTGCATGGCAAAGATGCCGTGTACATTTTATGAGAAACGTATTAAGCCAGGTACCAAAGCATTATCAGGGAATGGTATCATCGATAATACGGACAATATTTGCCCAGAATGATCAGGAATCTGCGAGGGAACAGTTAAGGCATGTAGTAGATGAGCTTAAAAATCGTTTTCCAAAAGCAATGAAAATTCTTGAAGAAGCAGAAGAAGAAATCCTGGCATATATGGCTTTTCCCCGTGAGCATTGGGCACAGATACACTCCACCAATCCTCTTGAGAGACTTAACCGGGAAATTCGCCGTCGAACGGATGTTGTTTGCATATTTCCAAATCGTGAGGCGGTAATCCGATTGGTAGGAGCAATGCTCATGGAACAAAATGATGAATGGAAAGTAGGGCGGCGCTATTTCAGTCTGGAATCAATGTCAAAGATTACATCGATAAATGAATTTACATTGACACCAGTAGCTTTATTACATAAATGA
- a CDS encoding thioredoxin domain-containing protein: protein MSAYKQANRLIHEKSPYLLQHAYNPVDWYPWCDEAFEKAKRENKPIFLSIGYSTCHWCHVMESESFEDEEVAEILNKNFVSIKVDREERPDIDSIYMTACQALTGHGGWPLTIIMTPDKKPFFAGTYFPKKDRMGMPGLISILKSVHNTWVNEKDSLAKYSSKVVSVISESIDDDYYYSVDEITEDIFEDAFSQFKYDFDNIYGGFGNAPKFPMPHNLYFLLRYWHKAKEEYALVMVEKTLDSMYSGGIYDHIGFGFCRYSTDEKWLVPHFEKMLYDNALLAIAYLETYQATKNKKYADIAKEIFTYVLRDMTSPEGGFYSAEDADSEGEEGKFYIWSPTEIKEVLGESDGEKFCKYYNITEEGNFEGLNIPNLINSTIPDEDKEFVELCRKKLFDHREKRVHPHKDDKILTAWNGLMIAALAIGGRVLGIEKYTLAAEKASEFIFSKLVRPDGRLLARYRDGEAAFLAYLDDYAFLIWALIELYETTYKPMYLKKAMELTNDMIKYFWDNKKGGLFIYGSDSEQLITRPKEIYDGAIPSGNSVAALNFLRLSRLTGQQELEEKAHQMFALFGSKIDSMPQGYAFFLTAMLFSKSKSNEVVLVGSNEKDTQNMLSILSEDFRPFTTSILYSEEHKDLKELIPFIDNYTTIENKPTAYVCENFVCHEPITDGALLREKLNR, encoded by the coding sequence ATGTCAGCTTATAAACAAGCCAACAGACTAATCCATGAGAAATCCCCTTACCTGCTGCAGCATGCATATAACCCTGTAGACTGGTATCCCTGGTGTGATGAGGCATTTGAAAAAGCCAAACGGGAAAACAAGCCCATCTTCCTCTCCATAGGCTATTCCACCTGCCACTGGTGCCATGTGATGGAGAGTGAATCCTTTGAAGATGAAGAAGTTGCCGAAATTCTAAACAAAAACTTTGTTTCCATCAAAGTGGACAGAGAAGAACGCCCGGATATAGACAGCATATACATGACTGCCTGTCAGGCACTGACGGGACATGGGGGCTGGCCGCTGACAATCATTATGACTCCCGACAAAAAGCCTTTCTTTGCCGGAACATACTTTCCCAAAAAAGACCGTATGGGAATGCCCGGACTTATATCCATCCTCAAGAGCGTACACAACACCTGGGTAAATGAAAAAGATTCACTTGCCAAATACAGCTCCAAGGTAGTCAGTGTAATCAGCGAATCAATTGATGATGACTATTACTATTCTGTCGATGAAATTACAGAAGACATATTTGAAGATGCCTTTTCGCAGTTCAAATATGACTTTGACAACATTTACGGAGGATTTGGGAACGCACCCAAGTTCCCTATGCCCCACAACCTGTATTTTCTTCTGAGATACTGGCACAAGGCCAAAGAGGAGTATGCCCTTGTCATGGTCGAAAAAACTCTTGACTCCATGTACAGCGGCGGAATATATGACCACATAGGTTTTGGCTTTTGCCGTTATTCGACTGATGAAAAATGGCTGGTGCCTCATTTCGAAAAAATGCTGTATGATAATGCATTGCTGGCCATAGCATATCTTGAAACCTATCAGGCAACAAAAAACAAAAAATACGCCGATATTGCAAAAGAAATCTTTACTTATGTGCTAAGAGACATGACATCACCGGAAGGTGGATTCTACAGCGCAGAAGACGCAGATTCCGAAGGCGAAGAAGGAAAATTCTACATCTGGTCTCCAACTGAAATAAAAGAAGTCTTGGGAGAAAGCGACGGTGAAAAATTCTGCAAATATTACAACATCACCGAAGAAGGAAATTTTGAAGGTCTCAACATCCCAAACCTTATAAACAGCACAATACCTGACGAAGATAAGGAGTTTGTCGAATTGTGCAGAAAAAAACTCTTTGACCACAGAGAAAAAAGGGTGCATCCCCATAAGGATGACAAAATCCTGACTGCCTGGAACGGTCTTATGATAGCCGCCCTGGCAATCGGTGGAAGAGTTCTGGGGATTGAAAAATACACTCTCGCCGCTGAGAAAGCCAGTGAATTCATATTCTCAAAACTCGTAAGACCTGACGGAAGGCTTCTTGCGCGGTACAGGGACGGAGAAGCCGCATTTTTGGCATATCTCGACGACTATGCATTCTTAATCTGGGCTCTTATTGAGCTTTATGAAACAACTTACAAACCTATGTATCTCAAAAAAGCCATGGAACTGACCAATGACATGATTAAGTATTTCTGGGACAATAAAAAGGGTGGGCTTTTCATATATGGCAGCGACAGTGAGCAACTCATTACCAGACCAAAGGAAATATACGACGGAGCCATTCCGTCCGGTAATTCGGTTGCAGCTTTGAATTTTCTAAGACTTTCACGTTTGACAGGGCAGCAGGAGTTGGAAGAAAAAGCCCATCAGATGTTTGCCCTTTTTGGAAGCAAAATTGACAGCATGCCGCAAGGATATGCTTTTTTCCTTACAGCTATGCTTTTTTCGAAATCCAAATCAAATGAAGTTGTTCTGGTGGGCAGCAATGAGAAAGACACTCAAAACATGCTCAGTATTCTCAGTGAAGATTTCAGACCTTTCACAACTTCAATTTTATATTCCGAAGAACACAAGGATTTAAAAGAACTGATACCGTTTATCGACAATTACACTACAATTGAAAATAAACCTACTGCTTACGTCTGCGAAAACTTTGTCTGTCATGAACCGATTACTGACGGCGCCCTGCTCCGCGAAAAGCTAAACCGTTAG
- a CDS encoding methyl-accepting chemotaxis protein: MIETKAVSQVWNEKFEVARNDLDIIGGLIELNAKNQISSIEHTKNSMVVQIVLIDVLALILALAISFIFLRIIGKSLGELSEAAEKIALGDIDVKLDIASKDEIGKLADNFKIMTDSIKEKAEADEKISKGYLDTDVTVRSDKDILSRSMKAIIENLKHLVDETGILTKAASEGMLKTRGKEDKFEGGYRDIIVGINNTLDAVNAPVLEIQEVLKKVSEGHLNVKVKGDYKGDYAELKNALNNTIDTLHSYIEEISRVLTEMAKGNLDVSLSEKYLGDFAHIHEALDTIIVSLNGMIREISVAAGQVAAGSRQVSDSSQVLSQGAAEQASTIEELTCSLEEIAKQTKQNAANASNADKMALTAKNNAIEGNKKMSEMLKAMQDINDASNNISRIIKVIDDIAFQTNILALNAAVEAARAGQYGKGFAVVAEEVRNLAARSANAAKETTQLIEGSIHTVEAGMEIATDTANALNTIVEEISKAASLVQDISVASNEQATGIAQINQGVSQVSQVIQTNSATAEQSAAASEELSSQAEVLKEMVKKFRLKPNTSLPGYGETDPEVIKYMEDVMEKKENNKKGKKTLRTDFNIDFDNEDFGKY, translated from the coding sequence GTGATTGAGACTAAAGCTGTATCCCAGGTCTGGAACGAGAAATTTGAAGTGGCCAGAAATGACCTGGACATAATTGGGGGATTGATTGAGCTTAATGCAAAAAATCAAATATCTTCGATTGAACATACAAAAAACAGCATGGTCGTGCAAATAGTGTTAATTGATGTTTTGGCCTTGATTCTTGCGCTGGCAATTTCATTTATCTTCTTAAGAATTATAGGGAAATCTCTTGGAGAATTGAGTGAAGCAGCTGAGAAAATAGCTTTGGGAGATATAGATGTCAAACTGGACATTGCTTCGAAGGATGAAATAGGGAAACTTGCCGACAACTTTAAAATAATGACTGATAGTATAAAGGAGAAAGCGGAAGCTGATGAAAAAATATCTAAAGGATATCTTGATACTGATGTTACTGTCAGATCGGACAAGGATATTTTATCCAGGAGTATGAAAGCCATTATTGAAAATTTGAAACATCTTGTGGATGAAACGGGAATTCTTACAAAAGCCGCTTCCGAAGGAATGTTGAAAACAAGAGGAAAGGAAGATAAGTTTGAGGGTGGCTACCGTGACATAATTGTAGGTATTAACAATACCCTTGATGCTGTAAATGCACCTGTTTTGGAAATTCAGGAAGTTTTAAAGAAGGTATCTGAAGGACACTTGAATGTGAAAGTTAAAGGGGATTACAAAGGGGATTATGCAGAACTTAAGAATGCATTGAACAACACCATTGACACATTGCACTCATATATTGAAGAAATATCCAGGGTACTTACTGAAATGGCAAAAGGAAATCTGGATGTAAGTCTGTCTGAAAAATATCTGGGTGACTTTGCACATATCCATGAAGCCCTGGACACCATTATTGTATCGCTAAACGGAATGATACGTGAAATTTCTGTTGCGGCAGGACAGGTGGCGGCAGGCTCAAGGCAGGTGTCGGATTCAAGCCAGGTTCTGTCCCAGGGAGCTGCAGAGCAGGCAAGCACTATTGAGGAGCTTACGTGTTCCCTTGAGGAGATTGCAAAACAGACAAAACAGAATGCGGCTAATGCAAGCAATGCGGACAAAATGGCTCTGACTGCAAAAAACAATGCCATAGAAGGCAATAAAAAAATGAGTGAAATGCTCAAAGCGATGCAGGACATAAATGATGCATCAAATAATATATCAAGAATAATCAAGGTTATTGACGACATTGCATTTCAGACCAACATACTTGCACTTAATGCCGCCGTTGAGGCTGCAAGGGCGGGACAGTACGGGAAAGGATTTGCCGTTGTTGCAGAAGAAGTAAGAAATCTTGCTGCAAGAAGCGCAAATGCGGCAAAAGAGACTACGCAGCTTATAGAGGGTTCCATCCATACGGTTGAGGCTGGTATGGAAATAGCAACGGATACAGCGAATGCGTTAAATACTATTGTTGAAGAAATCTCAAAAGCGGCTTCACTGGTGCAGGATATATCTGTAGCTTCAAATGAGCAGGCTACCGGCATTGCACAGATAAATCAGGGTGTTTCCCAGGTTTCCCAGGTTATCCAGACTAATTCGGCCACGGCTGAACAAAGTGCTGCTGCAAGTGAGGAATTGTCAAGCCAGGCTGAAGTATTAAAAGAAATGGTAAAAAAGTTCAGACTTAAACCGAACACAAGTCTGCCGGGATATGGGGAAACAGACCCTGAGGTTATAAAGTATATGGAAGATGTAATGGAGAAAAAGGAGAACAATAAGAAAGGTAAAAAAACTTTACGAACGGATTTTAACATAGATTTTGACAATGAAGATTTTGGGAAATATTAA
- a CDS encoding ATP-dependent DNA helicase, with translation MNEYKKEIKISVRNLVEFVLRTGDIDSSFTGSSRAVEGTRLHKKIQKTQGKEYSPEVFLKTTVEFDDFFLTVEGRADGVINEDGCFIIDEIKTTTAPLELIDEFYNPLHWAQAKCYAYIHALNENLEKIKIRLTYCHLETEEIKYLVSEFDFAELSRFFEELVEKYYVWAKLACDWQVKRDCSIKVLEFPFEKYRKGQRKLAVAVYKTVTEGKKLYVKAPTGIGKTISTLFPAVKAIGEGHASKIFYLTAKTVTGGVAKEAFAKMRQKGLLFKTVTLTAKEKICFMEKAVCKPEKCEYAKGHFDRVNEAIMDILTNEDEIKREVIEEYAKAHRVCPFELALDLTIWADAVICDYNYVFDPRVYLKRFFSDAGGDYIFLVDEAHNLVDRAREMFSAQLSKKSFLELKKAMKEESPKISKTLQKLNTFMLGMKKLCGDNDYFVSKEEQSEIYLLLRRLIGECEEYLTDRAKNGIENEDLLQLYFDALMYVRIAEFYDDRYVTFVEKSDNDVRIKLFCIDPSHLLSEALKRGKAAVFFSATLLPLSYFKEVLGGGPDDYTMCLDSPFEVNNRCLMIADRISTRYQDRGKSCDEVVQCIKSIVCAKKGNYIAFFPSYQYMNMIYELFEKECGDIKLYVQSSSMTEKEREDFLERFKADPQETVLGFCVLGGIFSEGIDLRDDRLIGAIIVGVGLPQICIERDIIRDYYQNKNRLGFEYSYMYPGMNKVMQAAGRVIRSENDKGVILLIDDRFTNPSYLALFPNEWFPYIRVTGNNISEHVKKFWSRHGA, from the coding sequence ATGAATGAATATAAAAAGGAAATAAAGATATCGGTAAGGAATCTGGTTGAGTTTGTGTTAAGGACCGGTGACATTGACAGCTCTTTTACCGGAAGCAGCAGGGCCGTCGAAGGTACAAGGCTTCATAAAAAAATACAGAAAACCCAGGGCAAGGAGTATAGCCCGGAAGTGTTTCTGAAAACCACTGTTGAGTTTGACGACTTTTTCCTCACAGTTGAAGGACGGGCGGACGGTGTAATAAATGAGGACGGCTGTTTTATAATTGATGAGATAAAAACAACAACGGCACCTTTGGAGTTGATAGATGAATTCTACAATCCCCTGCACTGGGCACAGGCCAAATGCTACGCATATATCCATGCGTTAAATGAAAATTTGGAGAAAATAAAGATAAGGCTTACCTATTGCCATTTGGAAACAGAAGAGATAAAATACCTGGTCAGTGAATTCGATTTTGCAGAGCTTAGCCGGTTTTTCGAGGAACTTGTTGAAAAATATTATGTATGGGCAAAGCTTGCCTGTGACTGGCAGGTTAAAAGGGACTGTTCGATTAAAGTTCTTGAGTTTCCTTTTGAGAAATACAGAAAAGGTCAGAGAAAACTTGCTGTGGCTGTTTACAAGACCGTTACGGAGGGTAAAAAACTTTATGTGAAGGCGCCCACAGGTATTGGAAAGACCATTTCAACCCTGTTTCCGGCAGTCAAGGCAATAGGGGAGGGACATGCCTCAAAAATTTTTTACCTTACGGCAAAGACCGTTACAGGCGGTGTCGCCAAAGAAGCTTTTGCAAAAATGAGGCAAAAGGGACTTTTATTTAAAACGGTGACTCTCACTGCAAAGGAAAAAATATGTTTTATGGAAAAAGCCGTATGCAAACCGGAAAAATGCGAGTATGCCAAGGGGCATTTTGACAGAGTGAACGAGGCAATAATGGATATACTGACCAATGAGGATGAAATCAAAAGAGAAGTTATAGAAGAGTATGCAAAGGCCCACAGAGTTTGTCCCTTTGAGCTGGCGCTGGATCTTACCATTTGGGCCGATGCGGTAATTTGTGATTACAATTATGTGTTTGATCCGAGGGTGTACCTGAAAAGATTTTTCTCCGATGCGGGCGGTGACTATATTTTTCTGGTGGATGAGGCGCACAACCTTGTGGACAGGGCAAGAGAAATGTTTTCGGCGCAGCTTTCGAAAAAGAGCTTTCTTGAGCTGAAAAAGGCGATGAAAGAGGAAAGTCCCAAAATATCGAAAACACTGCAAAAGCTTAACACATTTATGCTGGGTATGAAAAAACTTTGCGGCGATAACGACTACTTTGTAAGCAAGGAGGAGCAAAGTGAAATATACCTGCTTTTAAGAAGACTTATCGGTGAATGCGAAGAATATTTGACGGACAGGGCAAAGAACGGAATTGAAAATGAGGATTTGCTGCAGCTTTATTTTGATGCCCTTATGTATGTCAGGATAGCCGAGTTTTATGATGACAGGTATGTTACCTTTGTGGAAAAATCCGATAACGATGTTAGAATAAAGCTTTTTTGTATCGACCCTTCCCATCTTTTAAGCGAAGCTTTAAAAAGAGGAAAGGCAGCGGTTTTCTTTTCGGCCACGTTGCTTCCTTTGAGTTATTTCAAGGAAGTTTTGGGAGGAGGGCCGGATGATTACACGATGTGTTTGGATTCACCTTTTGAAGTGAATAACAGATGCCTCATGATAGCCGACAGAATATCCACCCGTTATCAGGACAGGGGCAAAAGCTGCGATGAGGTGGTGCAGTGCATAAAATCCATCGTTTGTGCCAAAAAGGGAAATTACATTGCTTTTTTTCCGTCCTATCAGTATATGAACATGATTTATGAATTGTTTGAAAAGGAATGCGGTGATATTAAGCTTTATGTTCAGTCTTCCTCCATGACGGAAAAGGAAAGGGAGGATTTTCTTGAGCGTTTTAAAGCGGACCCTCAGGAGACGGTATTGGGTTTTTGCGTGCTGGGAGGGATTTTTTCCGAAGGAATTGATCTTAGGGACGACAGGCTGATAGGGGCGATTATTGTTGGTGTAGGTCTTCCCCAGATATGTATTGAAAGAGATATCATAAGGGATTATTATCAGAATAAAAACCGGCTCGGATTTGAATACTCTTACATGTATCCCGGCATGAACAAGGTTATGCAGGCGGCGGGAAGAGTTATAAGGTCGGAGAATGACAAGGGGGTTATACTTTTAATTGATGACAGGTTTACAAACCCAAGTTATCTTGCCCTTTTTCCAAATGAGTGGTTCCCATATATCAGAGTTACGGGGAATAATATATCAGAGCATGTAAAGAAGTTTTGGAGCCGACATGGGGCTTGA
- a CDS encoding phosphoserine transaminase, whose product MKPTRKPLNPCFSSGPCAKHPGYSIEALKDAPLGRSHRSKLGKAKLYESIVKTKEILKLPEDYKVGIVPGSDTGAFEMLMWNVLGARGVDVLVFESFGKGWANDIVNELKLENVNIISADYGKLPDISKVNFDNDVVFTWNGTTSGVKVPNGDWIPDDRKGLTLCDATSAVFAMDIPWNKIDAATFSWQKVLGGEAAHGMLILSPRAVERIESYSPSWPLPKVFRLKKKGKLDEAIFEGSTINTPSMLCNEDYLNALRWAESIGGLEKLIARSEENLKVIENFVEKHPWISFLAKDKSIRSNTSVCLSVDLPEDKIKMLVNLLAEEKVAYDISSYKEAPVGLRIWCGATVEKSDLEILCEWLEWAYNEVANS is encoded by the coding sequence ATGAAGCCGACCAGAAAACCTTTAAACCCTTGTTTTTCATCCGGACCATGCGCGAAGCACCCCGGATATTCAATTGAAGCCCTTAAAGATGCACCGCTTGGAAGGTCACACAGGAGCAAACTTGGAAAAGCCAAACTTTACGAATCCATTGTCAAAACAAAGGAAATACTCAAACTTCCGGAAGATTACAAAGTGGGAATAGTACCCGGTTCCGATACGGGAGCGTTTGAAATGCTTATGTGGAATGTCCTCGGCGCAAGAGGTGTTGATGTACTTGTCTTTGAATCCTTTGGTAAAGGCTGGGCAAATGACATCGTAAATGAGCTTAAACTGGAAAATGTCAATATAATTTCCGCCGATTACGGTAAGTTGCCCGATATCAGCAAGGTTAACTTCGACAATGACGTGGTATTTACATGGAACGGAACAACCAGCGGTGTCAAAGTGCCGAACGGAGACTGGATTCCTGACGACAGAAAGGGGTTAACCCTCTGCGATGCCACTTCCGCCGTTTTTGCAATGGATATTCCGTGGAACAAAATTGACGCGGCAACCTTCTCATGGCAAAAGGTATTGGGCGGTGAAGCTGCTCACGGAATGCTGATATTGTCCCCAAGGGCAGTGGAAAGAATAGAATCCTATTCACCGTCATGGCCGCTTCCCAAAGTATTCAGACTCAAAAAGAAAGGCAAACTTGACGAGGCTATTTTCGAAGGTTCCACAATCAACACACCGTCCATGCTGTGTAATGAAGACTACCTCAATGCTCTCCGCTGGGCGGAATCCATAGGAGGACTTGAAAAGCTTATTGCGAGAAGTGAGGAAAACTTAAAGGTAATTGAAAACTTTGTTGAAAAGCATCCATGGATAAGTTTCCTTGCAAAGGATAAATCCATACGTTCCAATACAAGCGTTTGCCTGAGCGTTGATCTTCCGGAGGATAAAATCAAAATGCTTGTTAACCTGCTCGCCGAGGAAAAAGTGGCCTATGACATTTCTTCATACAAAGAAGCTCCTGTAGGCCTTAGAATATGGTGCGGTGCAACCGTTGAAAAATCCGACCTGGAAATTTTATGCGAATGGTTGGAATGGGCATACAATGAAGTCGCAAATTCATAA
- a CDS encoding CHASE3 domain-containing protein, translating into MLKNMTIRTKLLTIVSITVVALLIVTVLSTITINGIFKRVKTTIFDELFWSMSMILNADRDMYQAYVAMRDILSLDENSEEYDELLENYEENIDQVKQRISETKEMIEKKQGELGGDKRQPKWKNSF; encoded by the coding sequence ATGCTAAAGAACATGACCATAAGAACTAAACTGTTGACGATCGTATCCATTACAGTTGTGGCACTTCTGATAGTAACAGTCCTGTCCACCATCACAATCAACGGTATTTTCAAGAGAGTAAAGACCACTATTTTTGATGAGCTTTTCTGGTCGATGTCTATGATTTTAAATGCTGATAGAGATATGTACCAGGCCTATGTGGCAATGAGGGATATTCTTAGTTTAGATGAAAACAGTGAAGAATATGATGAGTTACTTGAGAATTACGAAGAAAATATAGATCAGGTTAAACAACGAATATCTGAGACAAAAGAAATGATAGAAAAAAAACAGGGAGAATTGGGAGGAGACAAGAGACAGCCAAAGTGGAAGAACAGTTTTTGA
- a CDS encoding class I SAM-dependent methyltransferase, whose protein sequence is MRHGKLHQYAAKTYTGQSLRRRTFRGMREKAIAKNPNITVTKGDLENIPFEDNYFDFVYMTDAIHHIPDIEMMFKEIGRVLKKVETFA, encoded by the coding sequence ATGCGGCACGGGAAATTACACCAATATGCTGCAAAGACTTACACAGGCCAAAGCTTACGGCGTCGAACCTTCCGAGGTATGAGGGAGAAAGCAATTGCAAAAAATCCGAATATTACAGTTACAAAAGGTGACCTTGAAAACATACCTTTTGAGGATAACTACTTTGATTTTGTGTACATGACGGATGCCATTCATCATATTCCTGATATTGAGATGATGTTTAAAGAAATCGGAAGAGTTTTGAAAAAAGTGGAAACCTTTGCATAG